In Agrobacterium tumefaciens, a single genomic region encodes these proteins:
- the pth gene encoding aminoacyl-tRNA hydrolase, with product MKIIAGLGNPGAQYAGNRHNIGFMAVDALQRLPSFAPWSKKFKAEISEGEIAGEKVLLMKPLTYMNLSGESVGEAMRFFKLTPADIIAIHDELDLLAGRTRIKIGGGHGGHNGLKSLDAHCGKDYSRLRLGIGHPGDKERVHGHVLGDFAKADRVWLDPLLDAIADNAAMLVKGEDSQLMNKLALATGSKPEAEKPVKAAKPAAQSHIHQARNSAQPKKLPETGPMAEMLKRMFGKKD from the coding sequence ATGAAGATCATCGCAGGACTTGGTAATCCCGGCGCACAATATGCGGGAAACCGTCACAATATCGGCTTCATGGCCGTGGATGCGCTGCAGCGCCTGCCCTCCTTTGCGCCCTGGTCGAAGAAATTCAAGGCGGAAATTTCCGAAGGCGAGATCGCAGGCGAGAAGGTTCTGTTGATGAAACCGCTCACCTATATGAACCTGTCAGGCGAATCCGTCGGCGAGGCCATGCGTTTCTTCAAACTGACGCCGGCCGACATCATCGCCATCCATGACGAGCTCGATTTGCTGGCGGGCCGCACGCGCATCAAGATCGGCGGCGGCCATGGCGGTCATAACGGCCTTAAATCCCTCGACGCCCATTGCGGCAAGGACTATAGCCGCCTGCGCCTCGGCATTGGCCATCCCGGCGACAAGGAGCGCGTGCACGGCCATGTGCTCGGCGATTTCGCCAAAGCAGACCGCGTCTGGCTCGATCCGCTGCTGGACGCCATCGCCGACAACGCCGCCATGCTGGTGAAGGGTGAGGATTCGCAGCTGATGAACAAGTTGGCGCTGGCGACGGGCAGCAAACCGGAAGCGGAAAAACCGGTAAAGGCGGCCAAGCCGGCCGCGCAGTCCCACATCCATCAGGCGCGCAACAGCGCCCAGCCAAAAAAACTGCCGGAAACCGGGCCGATGGCCGAGATGCTGAAGCGAATGTTCGGCAAGAAGGACTAA
- a CDS encoding EAL domain-containing protein, with product MAHSVESRFIAIVSGALLTVVAPLFTLLLTLSYNEAIRSQRNHIEILLSTNTQALARPLWDLDDDTINQITGTLVSDPMIRMVEVKDTSGQLDVVQTAGSDIIQDATSTTREVIYKTTKGPVTVGKLTVYYDDVGLLTSLSRTELAFITIFILAVLTIVLAAIIGNRFMVIRPLMRLAAAIEATRRLGSRHHVDWRSKDEIGRLAKSFNEMQTQLEKEELEIKNAHERKTEIYNRTPAMLFSLDRYDRIAAVSDYWVQATGYDRTRILGLNFADLIHPDDRSLFQQRKTANPSPDASHNGITVRFHCMDGGVMDALILEKPLDSGDAAQQSTCLCVMTDVTELSQSEKRNRQQAISDHLTGLFNRQGFEAILDLQIRDADRNGSELACLFIDLDRFKAINDNLGHAAGDAVLKQFTLKLEPLLTPLDSASRLGGDEFAILLAGDKVEERALEFCERVCAMLDMPFEIENNSIRLSASIGMAVYPLHASSASELLQNADMAMYSRKRTGKNGSQVFDSSIMDRAREHAELERDIAQALSEDWFEAYFQPIQDLATGQTAGFEALLRLNHPDKGLLSPAAIVSLAEENGTIQRIGNLILDQSIANLARLSRLPGMEETYVAVNFSPLQFEPGLPTRIAGVLHRHGILPGRLVIEITEAVIMKDDPQIRAILNAIHQLGCRIALDDFGTGYSSLSYLSRFPVDIVKIDQSFTRSICDDTVDIRQRNRMLVEGIAAISHKMNCTVIAEGVETEEQKKLLTDMGADFGQGYYFARPQPVQRLIAAFDAASGQSRVAARQA from the coding sequence ATGGCTCATTCCGTCGAAAGCCGCTTTATCGCGATTGTTTCCGGCGCACTTCTTACAGTGGTCGCCCCGCTTTTCACGCTTTTGCTGACGCTTTCCTATAACGAGGCAATCCGCAGCCAGCGCAACCACATCGAAATTCTGCTGTCGACGAATACCCAGGCGCTGGCCCGCCCCCTGTGGGACCTTGATGACGACACCATAAACCAGATTACCGGAACGCTCGTCTCCGATCCCATGATCCGCATGGTCGAGGTCAAGGATACATCCGGCCAGCTCGATGTCGTCCAGACTGCCGGCAGCGACATCATCCAGGATGCCACATCGACGACACGCGAGGTGATCTACAAGACCACCAAGGGGCCCGTCACCGTCGGCAAGCTGACGGTCTATTACGATGATGTCGGCCTTCTCACTTCGCTTAGCCGTACCGAACTGGCCTTTATCACGATTTTCATCCTCGCCGTCCTCACCATCGTTCTTGCTGCCATCATCGGCAACCGCTTCATGGTCATCCGCCCGCTGATGCGACTGGCGGCGGCGATAGAGGCGACACGCCGCCTCGGCTCACGCCACCACGTCGATTGGCGCTCGAAGGATGAAATCGGCCGGCTGGCAAAAAGCTTCAACGAAATGCAGACCCAGCTCGAAAAGGAAGAGCTGGAGATCAAGAATGCCCACGAACGCAAGACGGAGATCTACAACCGCACACCCGCAATGTTGTTCTCGCTCGACAGGTACGACCGGATTGCCGCCGTCAGCGACTATTGGGTGCAGGCGACAGGTTATGACCGCACCAGAATACTCGGCCTGAACTTCGCCGATCTCATCCATCCCGACGACAGGTCCCTGTTTCAGCAACGCAAGACGGCGAATCCCTCGCCCGACGCGTCGCATAACGGCATCACCGTGCGTTTCCATTGCATGGATGGCGGCGTCATGGACGCGCTCATTCTCGAAAAACCCCTCGATTCCGGCGATGCCGCGCAACAAAGCACATGCCTTTGCGTCATGACCGATGTGACCGAACTGAGCCAGTCGGAAAAACGCAACCGCCAGCAAGCCATTTCCGACCATCTGACCGGCCTCTTCAACCGCCAGGGCTTCGAGGCGATCCTCGACCTGCAGATCCGCGATGCGGACCGGAACGGCAGCGAACTGGCGTGCCTGTTCATCGACCTCGACCGTTTCAAGGCCATCAACGACAATCTCGGCCATGCCGCGGGTGACGCCGTTCTCAAGCAATTCACGCTGAAACTGGAACCTCTGCTCACACCGCTCGACAGCGCATCGCGGCTCGGCGGCGACGAATTCGCCATTCTGCTGGCCGGCGACAAGGTGGAAGAGCGCGCCCTGGAATTTTGCGAGCGCGTCTGCGCCATGCTGGACATGCCCTTCGAGATCGAGAACAACAGCATCCGCCTCAGTGCCAGCATCGGCATGGCGGTCTATCCCTTGCACGCTTCCAGCGCGTCCGAGCTTTTGCAGAATGCCGACATGGCGATGTATAGCCGCAAGAGAACCGGCAAAAACGGCTCGCAGGTCTTCGACAGCTCGATCATGGACCGCGCACGCGAACATGCAGAACTTGAGCGGGATATCGCGCAGGCCCTTTCCGAGGACTGGTTCGAAGCCTATTTCCAGCCTATTCAAGACCTCGCAACCGGCCAGACGGCGGGTTTCGAAGCGCTTCTGCGTCTCAACCATCCCGACAAGGGATTGCTCTCCCCGGCCGCAATCGTCAGCCTTGCCGAAGAAAATGGCACCATTCAACGCATCGGCAACCTCATTCTCGATCAGTCGATCGCCAATCTCGCCAGGCTGTCGCGCCTGCCGGGCATGGAAGAGACCTATGTGGCGGTGAATTTTTCACCGCTACAATTCGAACCGGGATTGCCGACACGCATCGCCGGCGTGCTGCACCGGCACGGCATTCTCCCCGGACGCCTGGTCATCGAGATCACCGAAGCCGTCATCATGAAGGACGATCCGCAAATCCGGGCGATCCTCAACGCCATCCACCAGCTGGGCTGCCGCATCGCGCTGGATGATTTCGGCACGGGTTATTCCTCGCTCAGCTATCTCAGCCGTTTTCCGGTCGATATCGTCAAGATCGACCAGTCCTTCACCCGCTCGATCTGCGACGACACCGTGGACATCAGGCAACGAAACCGCATGCTCGTCGAAGGCATCGCCGCCATCTCGCACAAGATGAACTGCACCGTTATTGCCGAGGGCGTGGAGACGGAAGAGCAGAAAAAGCTTCTGACCGATATGGGCGCGGACTTCGGGCAGGGTTATTACTTTGCGCGCCCGCAGCCGGTCCAAAGGCTGATTGCCGCATTCGATGCGGCGTCCGGACAAAGCCGCGTTGCGGCACGACAAGCGTGA
- a CDS encoding GNAT family N-acetyltransferase: MSSDTIALRKAGPGDLPDLLELYQSLNPSDPALTAEEASAAFAAMLAQPGLTVFLATNNGAIVATATLLIVPNLTRAARSYALIENVVTLEARRGRGYGRAVVRHAIEAAFAANCYKLMLLTGRQRPEVHAFYESCGFVQNKTGFQIRQD, translated from the coding sequence ATGTCTTCCGACACCATCGCCCTCCGCAAGGCCGGCCCCGGCGATCTGCCCGATTTGCTCGAACTCTACCAGTCACTCAATCCGTCCGATCCTGCCTTGACGGCGGAAGAGGCGAGCGCGGCCTTCGCCGCCATGCTCGCCCAGCCCGGCCTGACCGTGTTTCTCGCAACGAACAACGGAGCAATCGTCGCGACCGCAACGCTTCTGATCGTTCCAAACCTGACCCGCGCCGCTCGTTCCTATGCGCTCATTGAAAACGTGGTGACACTGGAAGCCCGTCGGGGTCGAGGATATGGCCGCGCGGTTGTGCGCCACGCCATCGAGGCGGCCTTTGCCGCGAACTGTTACAAGTTGATGCTGCTCACCGGCCGCCAGCGCCCGGAAGTCCATGCCTTCTACGAAAGCTGCGGCTTCGTGCAGAACAAGACTGGCTTCCAGATCCGGCAGGATTGA
- the clpS gene encoding ATP-dependent Clp protease adapter ClpS, which yields MSDGSVDLKPKPRVKPKLERPKLYKVILLNDDYTPRDFVTVVLKTVFRMGEETGHRVMMTAHRFGSAVVVVCERDIAETKAKEATDLGKEAGFPLMFTTEPEE from the coding sequence ATGAGTGACGGGTCTGTCGATCTCAAGCCGAAACCGAGAGTAAAACCGAAGCTGGAGCGGCCGAAGCTCTATAAGGTCATTCTGCTGAATGACGACTATACGCCGCGTGACTTCGTGACCGTGGTGCTGAAGACCGTCTTTCGCATGGGCGAGGAAACCGGCCATCGGGTGATGATGACGGCGCATCGCTTCGGCAGTGCGGTGGTGGTCGTCTGCGAGCGCGATATCGCCGAGACCAAGGCCAAGGAAGCGACGGATCTCGGCAAGGAAGCGGGCTTCCCGCTGATGTTCACGACCGAGCCGGAGGAGTGA
- a CDS encoding substrate-binding periplasmic protein has protein sequence MGLIRFCLIFLALATPASAAKLFLTTEVYPPYNLQASDGSVHGVYFDQLKIVLQDTDTDYEVAVMPWARAIALATTQAMHCVFATARTPEREKLFKWVAPIHIDRNILVARREANIEASSLGEARKYRVGTQRGDYTEALLGKLGFPQIDVGADFEITFNKLKLGRIDLMPMSESTFKSLPADSFKEVITLSRQQLGLACNKSVPDEIIAKLQARLDRLIADGTQQRIFDRYDLVSP, from the coding sequence ATGGGATTGATCCGCTTTTGCCTGATCTTTCTTGCTCTCGCCACACCGGCCAGTGCGGCCAAGCTCTTCCTGACGACCGAGGTCTATCCGCCCTATAATCTGCAGGCCAGCGATGGCAGCGTGCACGGCGTCTATTTCGACCAGCTCAAGATCGTGCTTCAGGATACCGATACGGACTACGAAGTCGCCGTCATGCCCTGGGCGCGGGCCATTGCACTGGCCACGACACAGGCCATGCACTGCGTCTTCGCCACGGCGAGAACGCCCGAGCGGGAAAAGCTCTTCAAATGGGTCGCGCCGATCCACATCGACCGCAATATTCTCGTGGCGCGCCGCGAGGCGAATATCGAGGCTTCCAGTCTTGGGGAGGCCCGAAAATACCGGGTGGGAACGCAGCGGGGCGACTATACCGAAGCACTGTTGGGAAAACTCGGTTTCCCGCAAATTGACGTAGGCGCGGATTTCGAGATCACGTTCAACAAGCTGAAGCTCGGCCGCATCGACCTCATGCCAATGTCGGAAAGCACCTTCAAGAGCCTGCCTGCGGACAGCTTCAAGGAAGTGATAACGCTGAGCCGGCAACAGCTCGGCCTTGCCTGCAACAAAAGCGTTCCTGACGAGATCATCGCAAAATTGCAGGCCCGGCTGGACAGGCTGATCGCCGATGGAACGCAGCAGCGGATATTCGACCGCTACGATCTCGTCAGCCCCTGA